The following proteins come from a genomic window of Bacteroidota bacterium:
- a CDS encoding 3-deoxy-D-manno-octulosonic acid transferase, whose product MLFLYTIGIQVFYYLIRISSLFNSKAKKWVQGRKGLFNHLEKSISKTDEIIWFHCASLGEFEQGRPVLEAIKKLKPEFKIVLTFFSPSGYEVRKNYPLADYVFYLPLDTRKNAEKFIHIVNPQMVVFVKYEFWYHFINELYKKEIPLYIVSAIFRKDQHFFKNYGGWWRSMLKKTRHIFLQDEQSHQLLNSWGIQNSSVAGDTRFDRVYYAASVKESVPEVADFCANSTVFIAGSTWPEDENLLIDAIQKNASQWKFIIAPHEISSTRIKNLENSLKGIEIIKFSDLKNNALESARVLIIDNVGHLSKLYSYAQISYIGGGFGKGIHNILEACAFGVPVIFGPNFNKFKEAKDLISKRGAFSIKNSLELDKILHNPLLNTAGKICLNYVDQNKGATEKIVGEIVHVLK is encoded by the coding sequence ATGCTTTTTTTATACACCATTGGAATTCAAGTCTTTTATTATCTGATTCGAATTTCCTCCCTTTTTAATTCGAAGGCAAAAAAATGGGTTCAAGGTCGAAAAGGCCTTTTTAATCATCTTGAAAAATCAATATCAAAAACCGATGAAATTATTTGGTTTCATTGCGCTTCTTTGGGTGAATTTGAACAAGGAAGGCCTGTTTTGGAGGCCATTAAAAAGTTAAAACCTGAGTTTAAAATAGTGCTTACTTTCTTTTCTCCATCAGGATATGAAGTAAGAAAAAATTACCCCCTTGCTGATTACGTTTTTTATCTTCCACTGGACACCAGAAAAAATGCTGAAAAGTTTATTCATATTGTAAATCCTCAAATGGTAGTTTTTGTAAAATATGAATTCTGGTATCACTTTATCAATGAACTTTATAAAAAAGAAATTCCTTTATATATTGTTTCTGCAATTTTTAGAAAGGATCAGCATTTTTTTAAAAATTATGGAGGTTGGTGGAGAAGTATGCTTAAAAAAACAAGACATATTTTTCTTCAGGATGAACAATCCCATCAGCTTTTAAATTCGTGGGGTATTCAGAATTCATCTGTAGCTGGAGACACCCGGTTTGATAGAGTTTATTATGCTGCATCTGTAAAAGAATCGGTGCCGGAAGTAGCTGATTTTTGTGCTAATTCAACTGTGTTTATTGCCGGAAGTACATGGCCTGAAGACGAAAATCTATTGATTGATGCAATCCAAAAAAATGCAAGTCAATGGAAATTTATTATCGCCCCCCATGAAATTTCTTCTACTCGAATTAAAAACCTGGAAAATTCATTAAAAGGAATTGAAATTATTAAATTTTCAGATTTAAAAAACAACGCTTTGGAATCAGCTAGAGTTTTAATAATTGACAATGTTGGTCATTTATCAAAATTATATTCTTATGCTCAAATTTCATATATAGGAGGAGGGTTTGGAAAAGGAATACATAATATTTTAGAAGCTTGTGCTTTCGGTGTTCCTGTTATTTTTGGCCCCAACTTCAATAAATTTAAGGAGGCAAAAGATTTAATTTCTAAAAGGGGTGCATTTAGTATAAAGAATTCTTTAGAACTGGATAAAATCCTGCATAATCCTTTATTAAATACAGCAGGGAAAATATGTTTAAACTATGTGGATCAAAACAAAGGGGCAACAGAAAAAATTGTTGGGGAAATAGTACATGTTTTAAAATAA